In Thermoanaerobaculia bacterium, the DNA window AAAGACCCAGGAAATACACCGGCGCTTTCAGGACGCTCTCCATCGAGAGCACCGCGCCGATCGAGCCCCCTTCGCGCACGAAGACCGGCTCCTTGCCGAACGCGAACTTCATCGAGGCCTTGATCGCGTCCGCATAGGGTCCGGTGGTCTTCGCGCTGTAGCCGGGAAGGGCGTGCTCCGACCACACCTCGACGTCGGGGTTCTTGGATTTGACGAAGTCCCGCACGAGCTTGGCGATCTTCTTCGGCTTCATGTTCGGGACGAGACGGCACGAGACGATCGCGGTCGCCGTGGGCGGAATGATCGTCTTGACGCCGGGACCCGTGTAGCCGCCCGCGATTCCGTGAACCTCGAACGTCGGCATCAGCCAGAGCCGTTTCATCACCTCGACGGGATCCTCGACGCGGATCGATTTGAGGAGATGGTCCTTCTTGAACTCGCGGGTCGTGAATCCGCACTTCTTCAGGTCCTCGAGCTCCCGCTTCGACGGTTTGACGACGTCGTCGTAGAACCCCGGGATCTTCACGCGGCCGGTCTTGGCGTCCATGCACTGCGCGATCAGCTCGCAGATCTCCGCCTGCGGATTGCGGGCGGCGCCCCCGGTCGTCCCCGAGTGCTGGTCGGTCTGGCCCGTGCGGATCGTGAACCGGAACCCCTGCAGGCCGCGGAGTCCCGCCGGACAGGCGGGATACTTGCGAGAAACCCAGACGGTGTCGCAGACGACGATCGAATCGGTCGCGAAATCGGCGGAATGGTTTCGGATCGTCTGCTCGAAATGAGGCGATCCGATCTCTTCTTCGAACTCCCACAGGAAGTCGATGTTCACGGGCGCGCCCTGATCCGCGGCGTACTTCGCCCCGAAGAGCGCGGAGATCGCGGGCCCCTTGTCGTCCGTCGTCCCGCGGCCGAAGTACGTTTCTCCCTTGCGCGTGAAGCGGAACGGCTCGGTCGTCCAATCGGGGCCGTCCGCGGGCTGGACGTCCAGATGGTTGTAGACCGTCACCGTCGGACGTCCGGCGCCCGCCCGGAAACGCCCGTGGACGAGAGGGTGGCCTCCGGTCTCGTAGACGCGAGCTTCGGCGCCCATCGAGGAGAGGAGGTCGGCCGCCCAGCGCGCTCCCCGGCCCATGTCGGGCTTGTGCTCGGGTTCCACGGACACCGTCGGAATCTCGACGATTTCCCGAAGCGCTTTCTCGAAACGATCCCGGGAACCGTCGGCGTATCGGGCGACGGCCTCTTTGGAGAAGTCAGCGGACATCCTCAGCTCCTTGTCACTTCTTCTTCTTCGGTTTGGGTTTGGCCGCGGGCCGCCGCCGGGGCGGAGCGGTCTTCTTGCGGGGCGCCGCAGGGGACGCCTTCTTCTTCGGCGGCGCTTTCTTCTTCTCCGGTTTCCGGGCTTTGGCGGGCGCGGCCTTTTCGGGCGCCGGAGCGGGCGCCTCCTTCGGCGGCTCGGCGGCCACCGCCGCCGCGCGCGCGGCCAGACGCTTCTATCTCGCGCGTGCCCGCGAAGCGGCCGCCGCGGCCTTTCGTTCCTCCGCGCGCTGCTGGCGCTCTTCGCGGGCGGCCTCGTCGGCCGCCGCCCGGGCCGCCTCCCATTTCGGAAGACGCTCGGCGATCACGCTCGCGAGCTCCCGCTCCGAGTACACCTGCGCCTTCGGGACCCGCTCCTTGAGAAGGTCTTTCCGGTCGTCGAAAACGTGAATGGCGAAGAGCTCGAGGTCGCGCGTGTCCTTCGCCTTGGAGAGATAGTCGGTCGTCTCGAGAGCGTGGGAAGGCGCCCGCGAGAAATCGATCACGATGGCGGCCGGCTTCTCCTTGCGCGCGAGCTCGTAGAACCGCGGCCAGCGGGGCTCCTCGACGATCAGCTCGGCCCCCGATTTGGCCAGCCGGGAGGCCTTGGCATCGCGGGCCTCGCCCGTAAAATGCAGAAAAAGAACCTTCATCGAGCCCTCACTGTCTGTCCGAATCTAATCGTTCCCGGTTCCCGGCGAAAGGGTTATTTTGCGCAAGACGCTGGGAAACGGCGGGAAAACGGGGCGGCACCGGTGCGCCGAACGGCCAGACTAGCACGGGTTCGGAGATCGCCCCGCTTCTCGTTCGCCGGGGCCGACGCGGACCCGGGGCGCCGCTAATCCTCGCGATAATGCGTGCCGCGCGAAATCCGATCCTCCGCGGCGGCCCGCGTCACCTCGAGCGCCGTGTGCACGCCGTTGCGCAGCCCGATCAGCGCGTCCGACATCACCCCGTGCCGGTAGAAATCGTCGATCTCGTGGCGGAGCTCGACCAGGAGCCGGCGGGCGCGCTCCAGCCGCTTCCCCGATCGGACGAGGCCGACGTAGTTCCACATGGTGTGCTTGACCACGAGCCAGTCCTGCGCGACGAGCGCCGGATCGACCGGCTCCGATTCGGGCTGCCACTCGCGGGCGACGAACGACTTCGCGGCCGCCGCCTCCCGCGCTTCCACCGCCGCCGACTCTCCGGCATTCCACCCCCACAACAGCCCTTCGAGGAGCGAGGTCGACGCCAGGCGGTTCGCCCCGTGGACCCCCGTGCAG includes these proteins:
- a CDS encoding M20/M25/M40 family metallo-hydrolase, which translates into the protein MSADFSKEAVARYADGSRDRFEKALREIVEIPTVSVEPEHKPDMGRGARWAADLLSSMGAEARVYETGGHPLVHGRFRAGAGRPTVTVYNHLDVQPADGPDWTTEPFRFTRKGETYFGRGTTDDKGPAISALFGAKYAADQGAPVNIDFLWEFEEEIGSPHFEQTIRNHSADFATDSIVVCDTVWVSRKYPACPAGLRGLQGFRFTIRTGQTDQHSGTTGGAARNPQAEICELIAQCMDAKTGRVKIPGFYDDVVKPSKRELEDLKKCGFTTREFKKDHLLKSIRVEDPVEVMKRLWLMPTFEVHGIAGGYTGPGVKTIIPPTATAIVSCRLVPNMKPKKIAKLVRDFVKSKNPDVEVWSEHALPGYSAKTTGPYADAIKASMKFAFGKEPVFVREGGSIGAVLSMESVLKAPVYFLGL